A genomic segment from Pseudobacteriovorax antillogorgiicola encodes:
- the cmk gene encoding (d)CMP kinase, with the protein MKPSVGKGKERCKIVAVDGPAGSGKSSVCAMACQQLGWTYVNTGFLYRSIALICRRQNGSFQDSELLRSIVRDFTENLSWDPKAGKVFYLGEDLSDALYTDQAGKDASLIAKNPAVREELLPLQRKLSLQSPIGAIVDGRDIGTVVFPDADFKVFMTASIEERAKRRLIQLQGGPDKETDRSKLEEIKSSIEARDKQDAARGTSPLKQADDAYFFDTSDISVERAVAKLVELIKSNVTS; encoded by the coding sequence ATGAAACCTTCCGTAGGGAAAGGCAAAGAACGGTGTAAGATCGTAGCAGTCGATGGTCCCGCTGGCTCTGGAAAAAGCAGTGTCTGTGCTATGGCCTGTCAACAACTGGGCTGGACTTATGTGAATACTGGCTTTCTCTATCGCTCTATAGCTCTGATTTGCAGACGCCAAAATGGATCATTTCAAGATTCTGAATTACTTCGGTCGATCGTGCGCGATTTTACAGAAAATCTTAGCTGGGACCCGAAAGCCGGGAAGGTTTTTTATCTTGGCGAAGATCTCAGCGATGCACTCTATACCGACCAAGCTGGTAAAGATGCGAGCCTCATTGCTAAGAACCCTGCAGTTCGGGAGGAACTCCTGCCACTGCAACGAAAGCTCTCTCTCCAATCACCCATAGGTGCTATTGTTGATGGACGCGATATCGGAACTGTGGTGTTTCCAGACGCAGACTTTAAAGTTTTTATGACTGCTTCCATTGAGGAACGCGCCAAGCGCCGCCTGATCCAATTGCAAGGTGGCCCTGATAAAGAAACGGACCGTAGCAAACTGGAAGAGATTAAGTCCAGCATTGAAGCAAGAGACAAGCAGGACGCTGCCCGGGGCACATCCCCACTGAAGCAGGCGGATGATGCTTACTTCTTCGATACAAGTGACATCTCAGTAGAGCGA
- the aroA gene encoding 3-phosphoshikimate 1-carboxyvinyltransferase, whose translation MTQTIKTITPLQDHGQTVESLCGRDKSLTHRAIMFSSLASGKSTIYSPLLGADCRSTMDCFRALGVSFSIEDDKILVSSPGWRNFKNPKEDLDCGNSGTTARLLTGLFASMPGLRCTLIGDESLSKRPMGRVTEPLRAIGGHYDGPDHGQTLPLTIEGQELRAAKHHIDKATAQVKSAILLAGLQIDGQTEVSLPKGSRDHTENMLRALGADCQTSIKGDVETVRLQGPFTIPSGNYHIPVDPSSAAFFAVLGLIRPKGRTVIQSMLDNPTRTGFFEVLGRMSDRLLKKPSESSDVSVEPTVDLEVEGSFPISGVEIEEALVPTLVDEIPILAVAAAFAKTPSHFKGLGELRVKESDRLEKTYELLTLAGCTCSIQGDDLFIQGGLSQSKVFTYDSEGDHRLAMAGAIMAKFAQGPCKIIDPDCVAVSFPNFYEELDKFES comes from the coding sequence ATGACCCAGACAATCAAGACCATCACGCCACTCCAAGATCATGGCCAAACTGTGGAATCCCTCTGCGGCCGCGACAAGTCTTTGACCCATCGAGCGATCATGTTTTCCTCCCTAGCTTCAGGGAAAAGTACTATTTATTCTCCACTGTTAGGGGCTGACTGCCGATCCACAATGGATTGTTTTCGAGCGCTGGGAGTAAGCTTTAGCATCGAAGACGACAAGATTTTGGTGAGTTCACCGGGATGGCGAAACTTCAAAAATCCTAAGGAAGATCTTGATTGTGGAAATAGTGGCACTACAGCAAGGTTGCTTACTGGCCTATTTGCATCCATGCCTGGATTACGCTGCACCCTCATTGGCGACGAATCTCTTTCAAAGCGTCCGATGGGCCGAGTCACGGAGCCACTAAGAGCTATTGGCGGGCACTATGACGGACCCGACCACGGTCAAACACTGCCACTAACGATCGAGGGGCAAGAGCTACGGGCTGCCAAACATCATATTGACAAGGCGACAGCCCAAGTCAAATCTGCAATATTGTTGGCTGGTTTACAAATTGATGGGCAAACAGAAGTTTCACTTCCAAAAGGCTCACGGGACCATACTGAAAATATGCTTCGCGCATTGGGAGCTGACTGCCAAACCTCCATTAAGGGTGACGTCGAAACGGTCCGGCTGCAAGGTCCATTTACCATTCCTTCAGGTAACTATCATATTCCCGTAGACCCTTCCTCCGCAGCATTCTTTGCAGTTTTGGGATTGATACGCCCCAAAGGACGGACAGTGATCCAATCGATGCTGGATAACCCCACTCGTACTGGCTTTTTTGAAGTACTGGGGCGGATGAGCGATCGGCTTTTAAAAAAACCTAGCGAATCATCCGATGTTTCCGTTGAGCCCACAGTGGATCTTGAGGTAGAAGGTAGCTTTCCAATTTCCGGAGTGGAAATTGAAGAGGCCTTAGTCCCAACTTTAGTCGATGAAATACCTATTTTAGCTGTCGCTGCGGCATTCGCTAAAACCCCATCTCATTTTAAAGGACTCGGTGAATTGCGCGTCAAAGAAAGTGACCGACTGGAGAAAACCTACGAGCTGCTCACTTTGGCTGGCTGCACCTGTTCGATTCAGGGGGATGACCTTTTCATCCAAGGCGGACTTTCCCAATCCAAGGTTTTCACCTACGATAGTGAAGGCGATCACCGCTTAGCTATGGCAGGCGCCATCATGGCTAAGTTTGCCCAGGGTCCATGTAAGATCATCGACCCCGACTGTGTTGCCGTAAGCTTTCCCAATTTTTACGAGGAGCTCGATAAATTTGAATCCTGA
- a CDS encoding HU family DNA-binding protein, translating to MVKSELIESLAERADITLAKAEEVVDLFFNGVTETLANGDRVEIRGFGAFTVREYKSYKGRNPKTGEQITVPPKRLPFWKTGQELKQRVDSAFLSRSQAEGSED from the coding sequence ATGGTAAAATCAGAGCTAATCGAAAGTCTCGCAGAAAGAGCGGACATAACCCTTGCGAAAGCTGAAGAAGTTGTAGACCTGTTTTTTAATGGTGTCACAGAAACTTTGGCCAACGGAGACCGTGTCGAAATCCGTGGATTTGGAGCTTTTACTGTTCGAGAATACAAGTCTTACAAAGGTCGTAACCCTAAAACTGGAGAGCAGATCACTGTTCCCCCTAAAAGGTTACCTTTTTGGAAGACAGGCCAAGAGCTAAAGCAACGCGTCGACTCAGCTTTTCTTAGTCGAAGTCAGGCCGAGGGTTCAGAAGACTAG
- a CDS encoding FmdB family zinc ribbon protein has protein sequence MPLYEFRCGECQSVSEFRMKMSDPNPSICPECGAESLTKIMSAAAFHLKGGGWYSEGYDGKSNKSKKDEKADSSSSTKAEDKSPTPSSESKPKEAKPAKSTSSESKAGAT, from the coding sequence ATGCCATTATACGAGTTTCGGTGTGGGGAGTGTCAGTCAGTCTCAGAGTTTCGCATGAAAATGTCTGACCCAAACCCAAGCATTTGCCCAGAATGCGGTGCTGAGTCATTGACTAAAATCATGAGTGCGGCGGCCTTTCATCTGAAAGGTGGGGGATGGTATTCCGAGGGATACGATGGCAAGTCTAATAAAAGCAAAAAAGATGAAAAAGCTGACAGTTCAAGCTCAACAAAGGCTGAAGACAAGTCACCTACCCCATCATCGGAATCAAAGCCAAAAGAAGCTAAGCCAGCAAAGTCAACTAGCAGTGAATCCAAGGCAGGCGCCACGTAG
- a CDS encoding HD domain-containing protein, producing the protein MGLEIVRRIRGNVHGSIDISELEDAVIAHPYFQRLRRIKQLAFLNYVFPGATHTRFEHSLGVMHLAGVAWSKLLANQERLYNTLIRYGEFEEMEKRSTGKDGVIHGRISPTFSLMGKIFQSDYILQALRLAALLHDVGHPPFSHSGERFLPSWTKLKEDNPDLSPYIKAYVERKIQEFEIRGIDPSQQSVRHEIYSILMIDKILSHVYLKNPALNIKVDPQDVISLINPGIPPREGSKLKEYQAYDLCRELISGELDIDRMDYLLRDSRECGVVYGVFDVDRILDSLCLYHDDEDQKLHVAINLSGLAAFEDYLRARHSMYLQLYFHKSSVSAEAMMQHLANRLNYWRLPAGVERYSRIDEYNIGETLMSAAKEHLSESELVLFKKKVDDLLYTRKLWKRVFELSGPRTTISEEHISFAAKLLADKKIPFETIFSGSSLTRFSPRRANQKSSNYLRLIKKDEKQFPRVVPIEDYSDVITSNRDIVIHRIYVESEFDDEGVFLPTKAKNLLMND; encoded by the coding sequence ATGGGATTAGAAATTGTCCGAAGAATCCGAGGCAACGTTCACGGTAGCATTGATATCAGTGAACTGGAAGATGCCGTCATCGCTCACCCCTACTTTCAAAGGCTACGTCGCATCAAGCAATTGGCGTTTTTGAACTACGTTTTTCCAGGGGCCACTCATACCCGATTTGAGCATTCATTAGGCGTCATGCATTTGGCGGGAGTTGCTTGGAGCAAACTCCTTGCTAACCAAGAACGGCTCTACAACACTCTGATCCGCTATGGTGAATTTGAGGAAATGGAAAAACGTTCCACTGGGAAGGATGGTGTGATTCATGGTCGCATCTCCCCAACCTTTTCGTTGATGGGCAAAATTTTCCAATCAGACTATATTCTGCAAGCTCTCCGGCTGGCAGCCTTGCTACACGATGTAGGGCACCCCCCATTTTCTCATAGTGGCGAGCGCTTCCTACCATCATGGACCAAACTAAAGGAAGATAACCCCGATCTATCGCCTTACATCAAAGCCTACGTCGAACGAAAGATCCAAGAGTTTGAAATCCGAGGTATCGATCCCAGTCAGCAATCGGTACGACACGAGATCTATTCGATCCTGATGATCGATAAAATACTCAGTCACGTGTATCTAAAAAATCCTGCTCTGAATATCAAGGTCGACCCTCAAGATGTGATTTCGCTTATCAATCCTGGAATTCCACCAAGGGAAGGCTCAAAACTGAAGGAGTACCAAGCCTACGATCTGTGCCGCGAACTCATTTCGGGGGAGCTTGATATTGATCGAATGGACTATCTGCTTCGCGACTCTCGGGAGTGTGGTGTAGTCTACGGGGTCTTTGATGTGGATCGCATTCTCGATAGCCTTTGCCTCTATCACGACGACGAGGACCAGAAGCTACATGTTGCCATCAATCTGTCTGGGTTAGCTGCGTTCGAAGACTATCTTAGAGCGCGCCACTCCATGTATTTGCAGCTCTATTTTCATAAGTCTTCCGTATCTGCGGAAGCAATGATGCAGCACTTAGCTAACAGGTTGAACTACTGGCGATTGCCAGCAGGAGTGGAGCGTTACTCTAGGATTGATGAATATAATATTGGCGAAACCTTGATGTCGGCAGCTAAAGAGCACTTAAGTGAATCAGAGTTGGTGCTGTTTAAGAAGAAAGTAGACGACTTGCTCTACACCCGCAAACTATGGAAGCGAGTCTTTGAGCTTTCTGGGCCGCGAACCACGATATCAGAAGAACATATTTCTTTCGCTGCTAAGCTGCTCGCTGATAAGAAGATTCCATTTGAAACCATCTTTTCAGGCAGCTCGTTGACTAGGTTTAGCCCAAGAAGGGCCAATCAAAAAAGTAGCAATTATCTGCGGCTGATAAAAAAAGATGAGAAACAGTTTCCTAGAGTGGTGCCGATTGAAGACTACAGCGATGTGATCACATCCAATCGAGATATCGTCATTCACCGGATCTACGTCGAATCGGAGTTCGATGATGAAGGCGTCTTCTTGCCAACCAAAGCTAAAAATCTACTCATGAATGACTAG
- a CDS encoding quinone-dependent dihydroorotate dehydrogenase produces the protein MPTVSRSFATKLGSFGTACLRLLPAETAHNLGIKLLASPMFSYLPRPNLSPLFENMTSHVPGVGSLPHPIGLAAGFDKHCLAPHGFSRLGLSFLEVGTVTPRPQEGNPKPRMFRYPEQKAIINRMGFNSHGSERVRERLQELDWDHNQTPLGVNIGKNKSTTELAAIEDFNHGLQTFRGMAKYYVVNISSPNTAGLRDLANDEFLKQLAKDNQDIREKIWFKLDPDMSRVKLQSLIETICDAGFQGVILSNTHKVSWPEAGGQSGHPLMSLSNRSLEWAYQVHQGQLPMIASGGILSGGDILQKIVRGACAVQIYSALVYRGPWVVAKLLEELKAEMDAQGIQFLSDAIGTHYQA, from the coding sequence ATGCCAACAGTCTCAAGAAGTTTTGCCACCAAGCTGGGAAGTTTTGGAACAGCCTGCCTTCGGCTTCTCCCCGCCGAAACTGCTCACAACCTAGGTATCAAGTTGCTTGCCTCCCCAATGTTTTCATATTTGCCCAGACCCAATTTGAGCCCTCTTTTTGAAAACATGACAAGTCATGTCCCCGGTGTTGGTAGCTTACCCCACCCCATCGGCTTAGCTGCTGGGTTTGATAAGCACTGTCTCGCTCCCCATGGATTTTCTAGACTTGGCTTATCGTTTCTTGAAGTTGGCACCGTTACGCCAAGACCCCAAGAGGGCAACCCAAAGCCACGGATGTTTCGTTACCCCGAGCAGAAAGCCATTATCAATCGCATGGGATTTAATAGCCACGGCAGTGAACGAGTTCGGGAGCGCCTACAAGAGCTCGACTGGGATCACAACCAAACCCCTCTTGGCGTTAACATTGGCAAAAATAAATCCACTACCGAGCTAGCAGCTATAGAAGACTTTAATCACGGGCTGCAAACATTTCGTGGTATGGCCAAATACTATGTGGTGAACATATCATCCCCAAATACAGCTGGTCTACGTGATTTGGCAAACGACGAGTTTCTAAAACAGTTAGCCAAAGATAATCAAGATATCCGGGAGAAGATCTGGTTCAAACTCGATCCCGATATGAGTCGCGTTAAACTCCAATCATTGATTGAAACTATCTGTGACGCTGGGTTTCAGGGGGTTATTTTAAGCAATACTCATAAGGTCAGTTGGCCCGAAGCGGGAGGGCAATCCGGGCACCCACTCATGAGCTTATCAAACCGCAGTTTAGAGTGGGCTTATCAGGTGCACCAGGGTCAATTACCAATGATCGCCTCAGGTGGTATTCTATCTGGAGGGGATATTTTGCAAAAAATCGTCCGCGGTGCGTGCGCCGTTCAAATATATTCAGCACTGGTATATCGAGGACCATGGGTCGTGGCGAAACTTCTAGAAGAGCTGAAAGCAGAAATGGACGCTCAAGGAATTCAATTCCTGTCTGATGCTATCGGCACTCACTATCAGGCTTAA
- a CDS encoding histidine biosynthesis protein HisIE has product MKATTKKAGAKKKTAKKKTAKRKVAKKKTAKKKKAKKKVAKKKATRKKVAKKTVAKKKATKKKAKKKAAKKKATKKKAKKKVAKKKATKKKAKKKAAKKKAAKKKATKKKAKKKVAKKKATKKKVAKKKTTRKKAVKKKATKRRTTRRKAAAPAEEE; this is encoded by the coding sequence ATGAAAGCGACCACGAAGAAGGCCGGGGCAAAGAAAAAAACGGCTAAGAAGAAAACAGCTAAGAGAAAAGTAGCTAAGAAGAAAACAGCTAAGAAGAAAAAAGCAAAAAAGAAAGTAGCTAAGAAGAAGGCTACTCGGAAGAAAGTAGCTAAGAAGACTGTAGCAAAGAAGAAGGCCACTAAGAAAAAAGCTAAGAAGAAAGCTGCTAAGAAGAAGGCCACTAAGAAAAAAGCTAAGAAGAAAGTAGCAAAGAAGAAGGCCACTAAGAAAAAAGCTAAGAAGAAAGCTGCTAAGAAGAAAGCTGCTAAGAAGAAGGCCACTAAGAAAAAAGCTAAGAAGAAAGTAGCAAAGAAGAAGGCCACTAAGAAAAAAGTAGCCAAGAAGAAAACGACCCGTAAAAAGGCAGTTAAGAAAAAGGCTACTAAAAGACGAACAACCCGTCGTAAGGCAGCAGCTCCAGCAGAGGAAGAGTGA
- a CDS encoding response regulator: protein MPKILIVDDEVDICEMMSFTFDSHGFETFVAHDAAAAFELVKTEDPDLVVSDIRMPKGGGMKLLEDIKNHNADRPKVFLITGYSDNTREEAISAGAEDVLAKPIKLQELVERVTSAI from the coding sequence ATGCCTAAGATTCTCATCGTCGACGATGAAGTAGATATCTGTGAAATGATGTCATTTACCTTCGATAGTCACGGATTCGAAACCTTTGTTGCCCACGATGCTGCGGCTGCATTCGAATTAGTAAAAACAGAAGACCCCGACCTCGTCGTCAGCGATATTCGTATGCCCAAGGGTGGCGGTATGAAACTTCTCGAAGATATCAAGAACCATAATGCAGATCGTCCTAAGGTGTTTCTCATCACCGGCTATAGCGACAACACCCGCGAAGAAGCCATTTCAGCAGGGGCTGAAGATGTTCTAGCCAAGCCAATAAAGCTTCAGGAGTTAGTTGAGAGAGTTACAAGTGCGATTTGA
- a CDS encoding acetyl-CoA C-acyltransferase, with the protein MKNAYIVAPYRSAVGKAFRGTLRSKRPDDLCADVIKGVLEKAGDFDRSLIEDTIVGCAMPEAEQGMNVARIAALLADLPDVVAGVTVNRFCSSGLQTIAMAAHQIQAGAGDCILAGGTESMTMVPMMGHKPVGSRAIMSGQDKRQEYYLGMGHTAENVAKDYKVTRDDQDEFAYQSNMKASKAIADGLFKDEIVPVPVEIRRPGKDGVPQVDTVTFDTDEGPRPETTTEALGKLRPAFLAGGTVTAGNASQMSDGAGMCLVVSEEFLKTHNLTPAARFLGFSVAGVPPRVMGIGPIEAIPRALKQAKLTIKDIERFELNEAFASQALAVIRTLDINPEIVNPTGGAIALGHPLGATGAKLTATLIHGMKRDKQKYGIVTMCIGNGMGAAGVFENLS; encoded by the coding sequence ATGAAAAATGCATATATCGTAGCGCCCTATCGATCGGCTGTAGGCAAAGCCTTCCGAGGTACCCTCCGTAGCAAGAGACCTGATGATCTTTGCGCCGATGTGATCAAGGGAGTTTTGGAAAAAGCTGGTGACTTCGATCGCAGCTTAATTGAGGACACTATTGTTGGCTGCGCCATGCCAGAAGCAGAGCAAGGCATGAATGTGGCTCGTATAGCGGCTCTTCTTGCCGACCTGCCAGATGTCGTGGCCGGTGTCACAGTCAATCGTTTTTGTAGCTCAGGGCTTCAAACCATCGCTATGGCGGCTCATCAGATCCAAGCGGGAGCTGGAGACTGCATCTTAGCTGGTGGTACTGAGTCCATGACAATGGTTCCCATGATGGGCCATAAGCCTGTTGGTAGCCGAGCGATTATGAGTGGTCAAGATAAACGGCAGGAATACTATCTTGGAATGGGGCACACGGCTGAAAACGTTGCAAAGGACTACAAGGTTACTCGGGATGATCAGGATGAGTTCGCCTACCAATCGAACATGAAGGCTTCAAAAGCCATCGCTGATGGCCTGTTCAAGGATGAGATTGTACCGGTACCAGTGGAGATTCGTCGCCCCGGTAAAGACGGAGTGCCTCAGGTGGATACTGTGACCTTCGATACCGACGAAGGCCCTCGGCCCGAAACAACAACAGAAGCTCTTGGTAAGCTAAGGCCAGCTTTCTTAGCTGGCGGCACTGTGACTGCTGGAAATGCGTCACAGATGTCGGATGGTGCAGGGATGTGCTTAGTGGTCTCAGAGGAGTTTTTGAAGACCCATAATCTGACACCTGCGGCTCGTTTCTTAGGATTCTCTGTGGCAGGGGTTCCCCCTAGAGTTATGGGTATCGGGCCAATCGAGGCAATTCCCCGCGCTCTTAAGCAAGCTAAGCTAACAATAAAAGATATCGAGCGCTTTGAGCTAAATGAAGCTTTCGCTTCTCAGGCTCTCGCTGTCATTCGAACCTTAGATATTAACCCTGAAATCGTGAACCCAACCGGCGGTGCTATCGCTCTTGGTCACCCTTTGGGAGCCACAGGGGCAAAGCTTACTGCTACTTTGATCCATGGCATGAAACGGGATAAGCAAAAGTACGGAATTGTTACCATGTGCATTGGCAATGGCATGGGCGCAGCCGGTGTTTTTGAAAACTTATCTTAG
- a CDS encoding 3-hydroxyacyl-CoA dehydrogenase/enoyl-CoA hydratase family protein, whose product MALKIKKAAVLGAGVMGAQIAAHLAAAGVQTHLLDLSSDKAPEDKKLAKAVGKNFRSTPAILAIENLKKLKPAPLVSPSVLPNIIPGNFDDDMSVLADCDWVIEAVIERIDIKKSMLKKIAEYARTDVPITSNTSGLSMAKMCEDMDDSFQARFFGTHFFNPPRYMKLLEIVPHAKNNMEMVDELSAWIKERLGKGIVYTNDTINFIANRIGVFNMQSSLKHMEDLGLNVETVDALTGKLMGRPPSATLRTMDVVGIDTFAHVARNVYDYAPEDPYRDWFLPPKWISELIEKGHLGQKSGSKGAYMKTKDGGKTKILAYRPESGDYVEQAPTLSPWMAEAKKMPDTIERLKFVLKQDDNNAQFLWRILRDSMAYSAILLEEIANNQPLAVDNSIKWGFNWEWGPFQLWQALGHDEILDRMESDGVKLPDWVKKGIEFYKPMPNSTEWHMEGPQSQFMGKQGSHGEIPKEEHLYYLPRFQNPKDKRVVLSSKNASLVDIGDGVACLTFHSKMNALNSDICEQTIKAVEKVQADFDGLVIGNDGEVFSAGADLREVIGACKEKKFEELDGFLRRFQGAVQMIKYAPFPSVSCPQGLVLGGGCEVSLHASRQLVANDTFAGLVEVGVGLIPGGGGTKELALRAYKQMDLTEMGDPMPFLQRAFMLIGMARTSTSGQEAIEMGLYPQTAEVIISRDHQIDRAKKMVLEMFGRGYMPPIPAQGIKVVGDPGIQTFKMMLYNMVQGRQISEYDAFIGEKVATVLCGGEIDGGQRVNEQYFLDLERRVFLELCTEQKTQDRIEHMLKTGKPLRN is encoded by the coding sequence ATGGCCTTAAAAATCAAAAAGGCTGCCGTCCTGGGTGCAGGAGTCATGGGCGCTCAGATCGCGGCCCACCTGGCAGCAGCAGGAGTTCAAACGCATCTGTTAGATTTATCCAGCGACAAAGCACCAGAAGATAAGAAGCTTGCCAAGGCAGTTGGCAAAAACTTCCGATCGACTCCAGCGATTCTCGCCATTGAAAACCTTAAAAAACTTAAGCCAGCGCCTTTAGTATCACCAAGTGTTTTACCAAATATCATTCCGGGAAACTTTGACGACGACATGTCGGTCCTTGCGGATTGTGATTGGGTGATCGAAGCTGTTATCGAACGCATCGATATCAAAAAGTCCATGCTCAAAAAAATTGCAGAGTATGCCCGTACCGATGTACCCATTACGAGTAACACCTCTGGCCTATCCATGGCTAAAATGTGTGAAGACATGGATGACAGTTTCCAGGCTCGATTCTTTGGAACTCACTTTTTCAATCCGCCAAGGTACATGAAGCTGCTTGAGATCGTCCCCCATGCCAAAAACAACATGGAAATGGTTGACGAGCTTTCAGCCTGGATTAAAGAACGTCTTGGCAAGGGCATTGTTTACACCAATGATACGATCAACTTTATTGCCAACCGTATCGGTGTTTTCAATATGCAGTCATCTCTCAAGCATATGGAAGACCTTGGACTCAATGTTGAGACTGTTGACGCCCTTACCGGTAAGCTTATGGGTCGACCACCATCCGCGACCCTTCGGACCATGGATGTTGTCGGCATCGACACCTTCGCTCATGTGGCTCGCAATGTTTATGACTACGCTCCTGAAGATCCCTATCGCGACTGGTTCCTACCACCTAAATGGATCTCTGAGCTTATAGAGAAGGGCCACCTAGGCCAAAAGTCTGGCTCAAAAGGCGCCTACATGAAAACCAAGGACGGTGGAAAAACTAAGATACTCGCCTACCGCCCAGAAAGTGGTGACTATGTTGAGCAGGCTCCGACACTTTCTCCATGGATGGCTGAAGCAAAGAAGATGCCTGACACCATCGAGCGTTTGAAATTCGTCTTGAAGCAGGATGATAACAATGCTCAATTTTTATGGCGTATTTTACGAGATAGTATGGCCTATTCAGCTATCCTCCTTGAAGAGATTGCTAACAATCAGCCGTTGGCTGTTGATAACAGCATCAAATGGGGCTTCAATTGGGAGTGGGGCCCCTTCCAACTATGGCAAGCTCTTGGTCATGACGAAATACTTGACCGTATGGAAAGCGATGGGGTCAAGCTACCGGATTGGGTTAAGAAAGGGATCGAATTCTATAAACCTATGCCGAACTCCACGGAGTGGCATATGGAAGGTCCACAATCCCAGTTTATGGGTAAGCAAGGCTCTCACGGCGAGATCCCCAAAGAAGAGCATCTGTACTACCTGCCAAGATTCCAAAACCCCAAAGACAAGCGCGTCGTTCTTTCGAGCAAAAATGCCAGCCTAGTCGACATTGGTGATGGAGTCGCCTGCCTTACCTTCCACTCTAAGATGAACGCCCTTAATAGCGATATTTGTGAGCAAACCATCAAGGCTGTGGAGAAGGTCCAAGCAGACTTTGATGGCCTCGTTATTGGTAACGATGGTGAAGTATTCTCAGCCGGAGCTGACCTAAGGGAGGTCATAGGAGCCTGCAAAGAGAAGAAATTCGAAGAGCTCGATGGCTTCTTAAGACGCTTCCAGGGTGCCGTGCAGATGATCAAGTATGCCCCATTCCCTAGTGTTTCCTGCCCTCAAGGTTTGGTCTTGGGTGGTGGTTGCGAAGTCTCTCTCCACGCCTCTCGACAACTCGTTGCTAATGATACCTTTGCTGGTCTCGTTGAAGTTGGTGTTGGCTTAATTCCTGGTGGGGGAGGTACTAAAGAGCTAGCTCTCAGAGCTTATAAGCAGATGGATCTCACCGAGATGGGCGACCCAATGCCTTTCTTACAAAGAGCTTTCATGCTGATTGGTATGGCCAGAACTTCCACGTCTGGACAGGAAGCGATCGAAATGGGTCTGTATCCTCAGACTGCTGAAGTCATCATCTCTAGAGACCACCAAATCGATCGTGCGAAGAAGATGGTCCTTGAGATGTTTGGCCGTGGCTATATGCCACCGATACCTGCTCAGGGAATCAAAGTGGTCGGTGACCCTGGTATCCAAACCTTTAAAATGATGCTTTACAATATGGTCCAAGGGCGTCAGATCTCTGAATACGATGCATTTATTGGAGAAAAGGTAGCAACAGTTCTCTGTGGCGGTGAAATAGATGGCGGCCAAAGAGTCAATGAGCAGTACTTCCTCGATCTTGAGCGTCGCGTCTTCCTCGAACTATGTACCGAGCAGAAGACTCAAGATCGTATCGAACACATGCTAAAGACTGGCAAACCGCTTAGAAACTAA